From a region of the Buchnera aphidicola (Aphis fabae) genome:
- a CDS encoding Fe-Mn family superoxide dismutase, whose protein sequence is MSYFLPSIPYSYNSLEPYFDEETMKIHHTKHHQNYINNTNAILKDTAFSSLSIEELMSIFNEISLDNKNALRNNAGGHINHSFFWESLKINTVLNRNVKLELEKSFGSFESFKNKFEEIAMKHFGSGWVWLVNQNGKLDIVSTINQDNPLMGKLISNTYGEPILGLDIWEHAYYLKYQNRKLDYIQAFWNVVNWDKVDIRLQK, encoded by the coding sequence ATGAGTTATTTTTTACCTTCAATACCTTATTCATATAATTCTTTAGAACCTTATTTTGATGAAGAAACAATGAAAATTCACCATACAAAACATCATCAAAATTATATTAATAATACTAATGCCATTTTAAAAGATACAGCTTTTTCTTCTCTTTCAATTGAAGAGCTGATGTCTATATTCAATGAAATAAGTTTAGACAATAAAAATGCACTTCGTAATAATGCAGGTGGACATATAAATCATAGTTTTTTTTGGGAATCTTTAAAAATTAACACTGTATTAAATAGGAATGTCAAATTAGAATTAGAAAAAAGTTTTGGAAGTTTTGAATCTTTTAAAAATAAATTTGAAGAAATTGCTATGAAACATTTTGGTTCAGGATGGGTTTGGTTAGTAAATCAAAATGGAAAACTAGATATAGTATCTACTATAAACCAAGATAATCCATTAATGGGTAAATTAATATCAAATACTTATGGTGAACCTATTTTAGGTTTAGATATTTGGGAACATGCATATTATTTAAAATATCAAAATAGAAAATTAGATTATATTCAAGCATTTTGGAATGTAGTAAATTGGGATAAAGTTGATATTCGCTTGCAAAAATAA